Proteins encoded in a region of the Labeo rohita strain BAU-BD-2019 chromosome 22, IGBB_LRoh.1.0, whole genome shotgun sequence genome:
- the LOC127154132 gene encoding tripartite motif-containing protein 29-like, protein MICQKHEKILEVFCRTDQKCICVLCMDEHKNHNIVSAAEHRTEKQSQLKEMQKTFQQRIHQRQRDLQQLKDVVESQKRSVQTAVEDSERILSELICSIVRSHTELIQLIRDQEKAAVSQAERTTGATGAGDQ, encoded by the exons ATGATCTGCCAGAAACATGAGAAGATCCTTGAGGTTTTCTGTCGCACTGACcagaaatgtatatgtgtgctgtgtatGGATGAACATAAAAACCACAACATTGTATCAGCTGCAGAACACAGGACAGAGAAACAG TCCCAGCTGAAGGAGATGCAGAAGACGTTCCAGCAGAGAATCCACCAGAGACAGAGAGATCTTCAGCAGCTGAAAGATGTTGTGGAGTCTCAGAAG CGCTCTGTacagacagcagtggaggacagtgagaggatcCTTAGTGAGCTCATCTGTTCCATTGTAAGAAGCCACACTGAGTTGATACAGctgatcagagatcaggaaaaGGCTGCAGTGAGTCAAGCTGAAAGGACGACTGGAgcgactggagcaggagatcaaTGA